The DNA sequence GAGATTCTTTGGTCAATTGCAAAGTGCGTCTCGTCAAAAATGTAGTAGTCTCGGATCATCGATTCGCCAACACTGATGTCGGAGCGTAAGCTCGAAAGCCGATCGTGATGTTTCTCCAAAGCATCTCTgccccttttcctttcctgtTCAATCCAAGCCGACGGAGGTATACCATAAAGAGAGCTCTCTCGGCTGCCAATGGTCGTTATAGGCAGCTCCATCAGGTGCCGGGAAGCAGAAGGCAAGGAAGGAGTGGAGAAATTATTGGACTTATCTTGAGTAGACCGAAAGTCGAGGTGGCGGCCAAAAAGCTCGGGATCTACGAAGAAACGGCTGCCAACATTGTTGATCCATGCGGCAGACAGAAAGCCGCGAAGGAAAACTATACAGCTCGTCTCCGGCTGGAACTCGTAAAGCTGCGTCGGGTTTTGGAAAGAGTTACAGTCGGTGGCTGTTCTGGCGCGCTGGCCATCTTGATCCTCGACGCCGAGCGTCAAAGAATATATCAGAGCAACATTGGCGCTGGCCTTGACGTCTATCCGCACAGCTGCCGGCGAATCACTATTCTCTATAAGAAATTTGCCGAGGGAGAGGTAATTTGAGCCTATTGGCAGAGCTGAGAAAGCTTTGACTGCTTCGGCGTATTCGTTTGGGCTCACTGTGTCAAACATTAGCCTCAAGAATCTCCAGCTCGCCAAGAATCTGACATTTTTTTATATGAGTAGTACATATACTCTTTATGCTCTTTGTCACAGTAGACTGACGACCTATACTTTGCTGTCTAAACGGTGAAGAACCAGGAACATTAtccattttttttatacaatTTCAGTGCCTAGAAATGCGAGGGGAAGCGCAAAGCCATGTACAATTGGGTGGAGATGGGGAGTACATATAGGCGTGTAAATCTACCTCTAAATAGGAGGGACGCAAGATGAAGAGTAGTGAGGCTGTGGCCTGCGGAAAACACGTTTGTATCTAGGCAGCCAACACGATCCTACCATCACCGAAACGAATGTCCATTTCTATTTTTGTACTATTTCTATTTTGGATCAAATATGCTGTAACCTTGAAACCAGTGCTACCTAGATATGTACCTAAACTGTGAACGTTATACTGATGTAGCGCCCTTGAGCGCGTAATGAAGGTGtataaatacatgtacatgtactttgctCCCATCCACACTTAATCACTAATCCCCGCTTGCAACCAACTTGGGATTTAGCGATACATATGACACACCCTTTTTACATAATAGTTTAAAATGTGAAAGATGCCAAGCTGTAAGGTTAAACCCTGCACAGTATATTGCAAAAGTCTCGATTTGTAATCATCTACAATAGCAGTCCATCGCGTAAGGCGAGACCGTTATGCCCTCCTAGGCCATGTGAAGATGTGCTTAGTGAGACGGGTATGATAGGACTCGAAACTACAATACATATTAAGCTTGATGAAAaaggagttttttttttttttatgttgACAAAGAACGTTAAAATCTTAGTTATCTAGACCAAAATGCTACCAGTCGATCAAAATCTGCCTCATCCAACTCTTCCAATGGGCGACTATCTGTTGGCTCTATTTGGCTCTTTATATCGTAAGCTTTTCTCATTTCCTCATCAGCCTCTTCCAGCCGTCCCAATTCTTGGTATAGTCTCCCTTTCAAGTATGTTGTTCTAGCTGCCTCATTTGACAGATATGGACGCAGGTTGAAAGCTTTCAAAGCCATGTTAAGGTGTTCTCTGTAACCCGTTAGCTCTCAAGATACCTTGCATAACGTACTTATCATTCGACGTACTCAGCCTCTAAAAAGTGACGCGATCTAATGTAGTGTTCAGCCATCTTGTGGCAGATGTCGCCAAATCTATGATGATTGTGTCCAAGGACTTTTCTGTACTGCTCGTAGCATCGTTGATGAAACCCTAAACTTTCTTGATATCGGCCTTGTGATTCCAGCACGTTGCCTAATCCGTAAAGGATCTTTCCTGTTCTGAAGCTTGCGTCAGTCGAGGAATTCATAATATGATGCATCACTTACTTGAATGACTTCGTATCATCAACGCCCCACGCAGCTGCATGGATATCTAGAATCTCAATCAATGCTTTCTCAGCACTGTCATAGTCTTTTAACAGCCAGAACATGAAACCTAGATTGGGCTCGGGCCATCCAAGCATAGTATCTGTATAGTCCTCCAAGCCTTGAAAGATTGTAATGGACTCGCGGAACGCCTCGCACGCCTCTTCAAGCATATCGCTATTGCCGTATGCCACGCCGATTTCGTTGTAAGCATAGCCAAGTTCGTAGTCCCTAATCGGGAGTCCCGACTCTGATCTTCTCTCAAGCAGCATATCAAGCCATTTCTGTTTGTGCTTTTTACTATCGCCATGGTTGTTCGTTTCAACAAGAGCAATTCCTATAAAAGAATGACCTTCGCGAATGACTTCGTGAGCCTCGCTAGTATGATTGTCCTTCATTTGCTCTCCAATCATCAGTGCAACATTACAAAACTGCTCAGTCTTGTCTGGTAGGCCTCGTTCAAACATATACCTGGATTAGTCAGACAAGGCATCAAATATAAATTCCAAAGCTTGACGAATGAGAGCGCACGTACCAACCAACGTCATTGAACAGACGGGCTGCTTCCAAATTTTTCGATGCGAAGCTTCCCCCTCGTATCATGGGCTCCAAACCATCCTTCAAACGCAGGACGCTCGGGAAGAAAATTTCACACTTGCTGAATCTTGCGACTGAGTGATGCTCTTTCATTGACTGGAATGGCcaaatggcaatggccagaGTGATAGCGGCTTGATAGGCTGCCTCCAGCCCTTCGCGATTCATGTCATGCAACACTGTATCTTGAATCAGACGGTGTATAGCAATTTCTCCGCTCTCTTCGTGTAAGCTAATCAATGACGAAGACAACAGCTCTCCTCTTGCTCGCAGATACTCCAGTCGAGTCTTTGGGTAGTCCGGAAGATAATTTTCAGCAGAATGACTGGTTAGCAACTCTTCTGGAATCGCATCCGGGTCAAGAAGACAGATCACTTGAAGCAGTGCTCGAGTAGGACCCGCCAGCCGATCAAGCGCCCAGATTGTAGCTAAAGATTGGCTTTCTTGTCCCTGATATAGATCGATTGCTGTCTGAAAGGTGGTAGCTATACCTTTATCATCAAGGAGTTTAAGAAAATCCGTGTATGAGCATCTCAGCTGTCGAAATATCCCAGCTATCTGATTAATAGCTAATGGCAAGCCGCCAAGTTTGTCGGCAAGGGCTTTGATGGCCTGTTCCTGGGCCGGTATAGCCGGGGAGTGTGTTAACTGTTGCAAAAGTAGTTGAGTGTCTCCCATAGAAAGGCTAGGTAATTGTATTCCATATTGAATATGCATGTTCAACTTTGCTTGCGGATCTCGACTTGTAACGAGCACCGAGCCTCGCCCGAGGCCAGGCCAAAACTCCGACAGCACGTCCAAGTTGTCAACGTTTTCAAAGATAATCAGCCATTGCGCCAAGTTTTCCCGTGTCTCTGGTTCTGAACGCCTCTTCAGTGGTTTCGAGAGCCAGTTCATAACAATGCTATGACTAGCAGCCAAATCAGATGACGTATCTTCAAGCCCCAGCTTTGTCGAAATTTGTGCAAAATTACCTCCGAGGATGTTGGCGTTATCTGCATTAAGCcaaaagatggcatcaaagGCAAGACGACGAGAAAATGCGTATTCAATAGCCAACGATGTTTTCCCTATGCCACCAAGACCGCAGAGAGCAAATGAGCGGAGGCTATCTTGCTGATCATCGTCTAgcgcctctttttgctctgcTAACAAATATCTGTCAAGAGTTGCCATCATATCCTCACGACCTAGAAAATGCTTGACACGATGTTGTGAGCTAAGCATGAAACATGGAAGAATGGGCTCTTTTTCGCTTTCTTCAAGCGGAGTCACAGAGGGTACAAGCTCAAATGAGCCATCGGTTGATCCGAAGGTTGAACGTCCTTCTTGATAAGACGTAGGGGAAAGCGTTGCTTCAGCCAAGAACTCGGAAATTTTAAGTGATTCGGCATCACTCCGAAGAGTAGCGCGTCGCAACACTGACG is a window from the Trichoderma atroviride chromosome 5, complete sequence genome containing:
- a CDS encoding uncharacterized protein (EggNog:ENOG41) is translated as MFDTVSPNEYAEAVKAFSALPIGSNYLSLGKFLIENSDSPAAVRIDVKASANVALIYSLTLGVEDQDGQRARTATDCNSFQNPTQLYEFQPETSCIVFLRGFLSAAWINNVGSRFFVDPELFGRHLDFRSTQDKSNNFSTPSLPSASRHLMELPITTIGSRESSLYGIPPSAWIEQERKRGRDALEKHHDRLSSLRSDISVGESMIRDYYIFDETHFAIDQRISIFMQQVEDGKSEDERKPFRLLVWADAGSGVRRGKHEPWDTESYESKYHPVIDHKPMIALKSHLLRSSSATENDFSIQQDPVSQLYQNYGRSLHRETKAHDPFYALGEVFQFSANSQQQFLNMIDAKLRIYSAKGPEHDHVILSHLKYTQQILYSRISDIKRVLMNIENTLHPAWAKSNSKSGKDKAEIAYDKIQRDFKHLLDHAVSLYD
- a CDS encoding uncharacterized protein (EggNog:ENOG41), coding for MRTAPEKIAQMSVPFPSVLRRATLRSDAESLKISEFLAEATLSPTSYQEGRSTFGSTDGSFELVPSVTPLEESEKEPILPCFMLSSQHRVKHFLGREDMMATLDRYLLAEQKEALDDDQQDSLRSFALCGLGGIGKTSLAIEYAFSRRLAFDAIFWLNADNANILGGNFAQISTKLGLEDTSSDLAASHSIVMNWLSKPLKRRSEPETRENLAQWLIIFENVDNLDVLSEFWPGLGRGSVLVTSRDPQAKLNMHIQYGIQLPSLSMGDTQLLLQQLTHSPAIPAQEQAIKALADKLGGLPLAINQIAGIFRQLRCSYTDFLKLLDDKGIATTFQTAIDLYQGQESQSLATIWALDRLAGPTRALLQVICLLDPDAIPEELLTSHSAENYLPDYPKTRLEYLRARGELLSSSLISLHEESGEIAIHRLIQDTVLHDMNREGLEAAYQAAITLAIAIWPFQSMKEHHSVARFSKCEIFFPSVLRLKDGLEPMIRGGSFASKNLEAARLFNDVGWYMFERGLPDKTEQFCNVALMIGEQMKDNHTSEAHEVIREGHSFIGIALVETNNHGDSKKHKQKWLDMLLERRSESGLPIRDYELGYAYNEIGVAYGNSDMLEEACEAFRESITIFQGLEDYTDTMLGWPEPNLGFMFWLLKDYDSAEKALIEILDIHAAAWGVDDTKSFK